The nucleotide window AAGCAGTGCATGTGCTCCGGCGTGTACTTGAGCATGCGGTTCCTCGTTCTCGAGTCCGAGATGCTGTATATGGGGAGCGTCTGGAACCGCCGCCAGCCGAGCGAAAAGATCAACGGGTCGTTGGTCTTAAGGATTTTCTTGTGCCAGCGATGCTTCTTGATACGCACCTGCACAAAGCCGAAGCGGTCTTCGGTGGGCGACAGAccgccgaggatgatgggATTGCGCGGGTTGAACTTGGTGACGAATTCGGCCGGGACGCCCTCGAGCACAATCTTGGCGTACTTGCCGGCCCGGTAGCCCTCGACCGCGGCCCTTTGCCTCTCGTCGAGTGTCTCAAACTCGGCCTTGTTGATGTCGAGCTGCTTCTGGATGACGGCCTTTTGTGCCTCGTACCAGTCGTCTTCACCGAACTCctggtcgccgccctctcgCCGAGCGTTGGCCTTGTCATTCATGAAGCCCTCcctgtcctcctcctcgaagcGCAGCTTGAGCTCTTCTTTCCGCTTCGCGTTCTTTTCACGCTCCTGCTCAAAAATCTCTTCTTCGGTGGGTTCATGCTCGACGGAATCTTCGCCTCCATGTTGCTCACCGGTCTCGAGATCCTCGAAGACACCGTCGCCTTggtcatcttcgtcctcgtcgtcaataCCGTCAAactcgtcttcgtcctcgccatcttcgccatcatcgtcacgCTGTCCCGCGGTAGTGAAGCGCTTTCTCAGAGCTTCGACATTTGCTGCTTGTGACCACTTCGCTGCCAGATCTTCGTAGTCGTACTGGGGTATCGATCTGTCCTCCACCTTGTCCTCCTTGTCCTGCTTGGACTTCTGGAAAAAgtcgtcctcttcatccGCTTCGatgtcttcctcgtcctggtCCTCGCCCCGCCATTTCTGCAGCGCCTCTTCCGCCGTCAGAGAGTCGTCGTATATGAACCTGGCCAGGTCTGGTGTATGGTAGGAGCGCCGCTTGCCGTGGAGCTTTTTGGCGCGTTCTGCCATGTTTTCCTTCCACTTCATAGCTGCagcctcctcgtccgagtcgaaGTCTTCGTTGTCCGTGTCCACATCGTtttcgtcatcgtcttccaCCCCTGATAACGAGCCGAGGTCGGAGTCACTATCGGCGAAAGCAAtgtcctcttcgtcggcgtcctTTTCGGCGGCCTTCCGGAACATTTTACCCAGCTTGCCCTCGTTGAACTCCTCCTCAACGTCGGATTCACCCTCATCTTCGCCGCTGATAAAGCCCTCatcatcgacctcgacctcggagTCATCGTCGCGGTCAGCAAAACGTGCTTGTCTGTGGGTCTTTCTGCCGGTgtcatcgtcttcggcgaTTTGTTTAACTTGTTCGCCTCCTTTGAAGAGCTGAACACCCTCTTCAGTCTGACCCAAGAGCTTTCGCTCGCCCTGGAGTCCGACGATGAGTTCCTCACCCTCGCCCAtttctccctcctcgccgtccttgtcgaaAGTGAAACCCTTTTCTCTCGTGATCCAgatggcgtcgccgtcaatCTTGAGACCGCTGCGGTCAGACATAGGTGCGTGTagcttcttttccttttcatccaggcgccgccgcgtcgtctTTCCGGTAACCTTGGCGATGGCTTGCTCCATGGCCGGGGTCGGGCAAGGGTCCGGGAGGACTTCTAGATTTGCTACGGTAAAGTCACCGAGTCCTGGGACATGGATTCTCTGACCCTGCGAAGCGAAGTTGGTGCCGCGCAAGTATCCCGACAAGACGACGGAACGGTCGCACttggaatcctcctcaatCTTTGTTGGGTGGGTGATGTCTCTGTAGCTGTCGATGATGGCATAGGGATGCGAATTACGCCAGATCAGGGGTCGGGGGTTCTTCATGACGGACAGGAAGCGAGAAAGGTTGTGGACCTCACGGTCAGGGTAGCGGCCATTCATGACTCcagaaaggaagaaaagatgCGCGCCCTGGTATAACTCGCTCCATAGCCTTCTCTTGAGCCGTTTCTTCGCATCCTTCAAGGCCTGGGGTTTCCGGAACAGATCGAGATGCGTGAGGATACCAAAAACGTTGCCAGGCATACCGGTGGCGGCAAGTACGTTGAGAAACTCCATTGTCTCCATCTCGAAGCCGTAATTTCCATCAATCATTAGCAGAACAATGTCTGCGATCTTGGCCATGTCGACCATCGCCTCGAGCTCATTGGGACACTCGACAAAGGTCAATCGCTGTTTCTTGGAGGTGACAACGGTGATGGGGCCTTGAGGGTCGGATAGAGTCTCTTTCGCGTATCGTCTGATCAACGACTTAAGCAGGGTCGTTTTGCCGACACCGGGAGGTCCGACGATGGTGACCAGCCTCGGAGGCGGCTCGTCGGGGAGTCGGTCGACTTGGGGAACATGGAAGCGTCTCTCTTTGATCTGGCCGAACGCATATGTCAGTCATAAAAACCGAGAAGATTAGAAACAGAATTCGTACGTCTGAAGATCTCGCAGCGGACCTTGCAAGCTTTCCGGGGTTGGAGAAGGCAAAGGCCTTGGGGTTTTTCTCTGGGCGACCGTTAGCATCGCGGGTTGACAGACAGACTAAGGACAGAAGCAATGTACCTCCAGTGTGCTGCTTATTCTTTTTATCCTTCGCCTTCCGATGAGGCTTGTGCACCTGGTCCTCCATGGCGGTGTTACGGTGCCCGAATGCGTTTGGAAGTCCTAAAACACGACAATAGACGGGCTTGCGTGGTGTTGTTTTtttctgtctctgtctctgtctctctggTTCGCGACTCGGCGGGCGGCGATCGAATTGCAATCCGAAAATTTGTTGCGGGTCATTTCTTATCTAATCTAATCGTCGATAAGAGGTTCGTCTCCACCACACCCTGTACACCAAAGGTGTCACAGAGGTACCCCTCCCTCCATGGTGCCCCTCGGTGCCCCTCACACGACAGATTATCGTCGGACGACAACGAAATGAGCTGATGGATGGAAGGAGCACACTGTTCAACATTGGTTTTCTTGATTCGTCCTTAAAGGTTTTAAAAAGCAGTGTTACCTTGAGACCTGCGGTCTATTTGTCGACCAAGAGACTTACTTTACTGACTTGATCGAATGAATGAAGCATAAACATCATGGAGGACCCTTGAAAACGGTCGTCCTTCATGAAGACAACATGAAGAAACCAATCCTTATGGCGCAAAATATGCCGAAAAGCAGTCAAAGTCAGCAGTGACGGCATGACTGATGACGAGCCCAGTCCAACAGCATGGTGGAAAGCGGGCGAGGCTCATCGATTGGCTTCTGCGGCGAGTCACAAGACATGTACAGGCTCCGCAATCATTGTGTGCGAGACGGGGGGCATGCGTGAAGAAACAAGATGCACGAAACTCCAGATCTGGTTGGCAAGGCTCTTGCCTCAGCTGGGGGCGTTGGGGAGGGCGCGATGGATGCTAGAGATGCGCTCATGCGCCAAAAGACAGAATCTGACAAAGCTGCCGAGTGGGCGGAAGGACACGATAGGGAGAGGTGGAAGCGCAGCCATCTTACGCGCAATCATTGGGATGACGTACTTCGGCTTGTGGGACAGCTTTCATACTACTGCTGcaaaggtaggtaggtaggcatgAGATTACAGACGAATACCATACGTACCGTACCACACATTGCATGGACCTTCTCGTACCCAGCTGGCCCTTTTCGCGTCACTCGTAGTTCCCGGCAAGTCGCGAAGTGTTCCCACCCCCATCCcgcctgcctgtctgccaCTGGTCTTGTCTGCCTTGCGTGAGTGTTTGCCTCTACATACCGGGCACATGAGACCAGCCGGGTCAAGTATAAAGAGAGTCTGCCGGCCATCTTCTCCGCTACTTCTGCCCACCCTCCTACTACTACAACGACCTCACTCTTCCGCAACCACAACCAACTACAACTTCCAACACTCTGCCCAAACCAGCAACCACACAGCCACAATGCCTACCTATATTGCAAGTGCTGTCCCGTTCATCTGGAAGCTTTTTCCAAGTGGAAGTGGCCACTCAGCTAACGCCAATTCTCTAGGTCACCTGCAAGGAGGATGCCTCCGCTGAGCAAGTCCAGGCGTAAGTCGGCTTCTCCAGCCGTCAAACTTGACAGACAGCGACGACACAAATCATCAAGACTGATACGATCGCAGCGCTAAGAAGCATGCCACCGACCAGGGCGGAAAGATTGGCCATGAGTACAGCCTGATCAAGGGCTTCTCGTAAGTACACGCTCTCCCCGGACTGTGCCATCATACCAGCTGACACACTCTCAGTGTCGAGTTCCCCGAGGACCAGATCTCGACTCTCGAGAACCACGAGCACGTCAAGCACGTCGAGAAGGACCAGGAGGTAAAGACGCAATAGAAGATCACAGCATGTGCTTGCGAGCAAAGTGGCTGGGGACCTGTACTTGATCCGCTGCGTGCCTAGGTTCCTTAGACTTATAAGATTCCTAATGATATGATGCTTCGATCCTACGCCAGTGCACTGTGTGCATGCAACAACCATCTTGACATGCACGGGAGAAGAATGGCCTCAACCTGCTGCCAACGTCCTTACCATTAGCGATGCAAGCCGCCTTCCGCTTGGGGTCGGCCCCCGCCGCCTATGTCTCACGACGACTCGGCGCGGGGCTACAGGGGTTGTAGAGCACCTCAGCCACCGTGGGCCGCGGATAACCCCTCCTTCGTTCTCCCCAAGAGCACGGAGCACCACCCGCGCTAAAGATCCGAGTCAAGCGAACCCCAAAGCGTATGATCTCATCCTCACTTCGTTTACACCTGAGAAACATCCCAACAGATCCCCCCTTGCTGTGACAACCTCCATTCACAGCACCTACAATGCCGCCATGATACTAATCGCAAGACCATTGAGGCCTCTGTGGACCAAGCGAATACTCATTCAAGCCAACACTCCCTCACCTTCACGCCTGCTTTCATCCACTAGACATgcccgccgtcaaggccatggCGGCTCGTCCCAACACCTATCGCGTGTCGACGACCACGAGATCGTTCAGCTAGCCAGCAAGACACAACACCCCCTAAGCCTTGCTGACCTGGTCAAGTAAGAGGTTCGGGGCCCTCAAACATAACCATGTCTCTAACATTGCCAGGCACGGCCGCCCTCCTCTAAGCGAAAagtctctcctctcctcggCCAACTTTACCCTTTCTTTGCTCCCCATCCGCCTCGCCCACCGCATCCAGGCCCTCCGTAACCTCCCTTACATTGTTGTCTCCAATCCAAACATCAGCCGCATCTATAACAACTATGTCCACTCCCTGTCGACCCTTCTCCCCTGGTGGACCAAGGGCGGCGACAGCGCCGTCCGCACCCTCGACGATGAGATCCGTTTCACCGAGGTTCTCGCCGAGCTGGTCGCTACCCACACCGACACCATACCTATCCTTGCCCGCGGTTTCCTCGAATGCCGCCGCTATATCTCCCCACAAGAGGTCACCCGCTTTCTCGACGAGCACCTGCGCGCTCGTATCGGCACACGCCTTGTCGCCGAGCAGCATATCGCTCTTCATTATAGCTCCCAGCCACACTTCGACCCGGGTGCAAGCCCGACGCCCTGCCCCGAGCACCCTAGCTAcatcggcgtcatcgacACGGCCCTGCGTCCCGCTCACATAATCGAGTCCTGTGCCGGCTTTGTCGCGGATATCTGCGAGTTGCGGTACGGCGTGCGACCGCAGCTGTACATTGATGGCGAGCCCGATACGACTTTTGCCTTCATACCGATGCACCTTGAGTATATCGTCACCGAACTTCTGAAGAACGCCTTCAGGGCGACCGTGGAACACAGAGACAACAAGGAACCCATCGTGGTCACGATCGCACCGGAGCCACCGAGGTCGAACCATACCCTGAAGATCGAGGTGCCCAAGGAAACTAGGGGTGAGTTTAGGAGCGACGCCATTAAacccctcgacgacaacgtACCGGGAGTGACAATCCGGATCCGAGACCGCGGAGGCGGCATCGCTCCCGAGGTGTTGCCCAACATCTGGTCCTATTCCTTCACCACGTTTTCCGAGGACGACTTTCCGGGGTCTGATAATGGCCTAAACATGATATCCAGTGCGAGTGCAGGGGGGAGCTCGATTGCGGGGCTTGGGTATGGTCTGCCACTCAGCCGCGCGTATGCTGAGTATTTTGGCGGTGGCATTGCCGTTCAGAGTTTGCATGGCTGGGGCACTGATGTCTACCTTCGACTTAACGGTGTTGGCAAAATACAAGAGCGTAGGACCACGTGATACGTGCTAGGCAGGTAATCCGTTTTAAAATCAAACAGAAACACGCACTTTGATCGTAAAATCCACAAGAGTTTTCATTCGTTATTCAGTGTCTCATGTGTATTAAGTGAACTACTACGAGATATATTATGAAGTGGAAACAGGTCCCACGGTCGATGTGCTGCCAGAAATGCATATGCCCCTCCCAATCAGCAAATGATGTAAATCAAACAGACGGCGAGAAAATATCAAATCCGACTAAAGATGCCCTAGTAAATTCGTCTCTTGGACCGATCGCAACGCCCCAGTGATTGTTCTTTTCGACTAGCCTCCTTTGCAAATCCTAATTGTACGATAGAAAGATGGCCTCTTATGTACGATTACCAAATGCATAGTTTCTTCTTCACATGTTCGCCAGCTCGTTGTCGATTTGACGGTCCATAAAAGTCCTCctctcgccgacgagccctGTCTGCAGTCTCTGCTCAACCAGAGCGCGCACCTGCTTCTTCGTCACcgtgtcgaggtcgacctcgcGCAGAACTCCCTGGATAGCCTCGATGATCATACCATCGTCGGGACCCTGCATATTCCCGCGTTGAAAGTCAAACGAGGACGTCGATTGGGCGGCACCGTGGGGCCGGTTCAGGCCGAGAGCCGACTGAGATCGGTTGGCACCAAAGGCAGGGGAGAGATTGGCCTGGCCCCTGAGATTGGTCACGCTCGGGCGGCTGCTGGGGAAGTCCTGGAAGGGAGTTTGGCCGCGGTTGATGTCGTGGGTGCCCAGGGACGCCATCGACTGCCTGTTGGCCATGGCCTGGTCGTGGTGGTACGGGCTGGTGGCACCGGATGCCCTTGCCATGTTGCCGAACGGCGCAGGGGACTGGGGCGGCATGTaggcgttgttgttgttgcggtTCATGCCGGTGAGAACGGAACCTTGGCGGACAGAAGAGTAAACAGAGCGGATCTCGTCCATCTCGTACTGGTCGTCGTAGCCCATATCGGTCTTCTCCATGTaaccgccgcggcggccagggAGGTTGTTGGCCATGGCATAATCGTCCCAGCGCTGCAGAGGAATGCTCCTGGGGTCGAaaccctcgtcgtcgacagcAACGAGCTGCTTGTTACCCTTCTCTCCGATGACGATACGCGTATTACCCCACGAAAAGTTGTCCTGGTTCCAGAAAGAGTAGATGGGAAGGGCAAACGAGTAGATGGGGAACGCAATGATGTAGATGATCATCCATCCAATGTGCTGCCACTGTCTCttgaggatgaagatgagggCCTGGAGACCGTACACAGCCGCAAGCATGATGATAGAAATGATGGGAAATTGACCAGTACCACTGGCGGCAAGGTAGATCATGTAACCCAGATAGATAGTGGTAGCGGGGAGGATGATGGTTCCGAACAGGTCGACAAAGACGATGAAACGCATACTAAAGCAGCAGAAACCACACATCTCCTTAAGCTTCATCAGCTCAAACAAGTTGTGGATTGTCGAGTTGATCCAGCGACGACGCTGAGACAGCAAAACGCTCCAGGACTCGGGTGCTGCGGTTTGGCAGTAGGCGTCTGCGATGAACTTGTATTTCATGGACGGGAAATTCTTGGTCATCAGGGTGGTCAGGTAACGATCCTCGCCGAGAGAGAGCAGGTTCTTCTTGTGGAGGGTGTCGACGTCGCAAACAGAGTATTCACGGATGACGCtgtcggcgatgatgagcgGTTTGCCCTTGTCGACGGTTCGCAGGCGGTACATGGTAAAACTAAACAGGTTAGCGAGCTGGCGGCGTAGTGTTCATTGAGGCATGCCTACCATCCGGGCAAACAGGTAACGCTGCCGAAGAGAGACTCGAAAGCTTTGGCCAAGTTGTGAGAAATGAAGTACTCGTAAACCTGGATCATGGTCCACCAGGACTTGTCGTCGTTCTGCAGACCGGTCTCACCGCAGATACCGGCAATCTTGGCATCGTTGGCGCATGCAGAAACTAGTCTGTTGAGCGAATCTTCTCGAACACATGTGTCGGCGTCAACCATCATCAGATATTCGTACAGCTCGGGGTCCACGCCGATAATGTTGTTGATCTGGTGGAACATTTCTAGTTCGAGCGGGCTCATTGGAGATCGGTGGTGAACCCGGTTGAGGAAGCTCATCAGAAGAATCTGTGAGTCACGCTTGCCTCTGTTACCGGGTTTGGACTTGGTCTGTTCTGATTCCTTTCCGCACTTGACGACAACGAGGTAAGGGACGACGTTGCCCTCAAACTCGTACAGTCCAGAGTAGACCTTACCGTAGTTCAGCTGCTCGCTGCCTGTGCCGACGGACTTGAAGGGCAACGCCGGAGGGTCAACCTTggggtcgacgccgaggatgtcCAACACAATCTTAGGCGTAGGGCGGTCGTTGCCGGCACCGACAATGATGCCGTCGCAAATGACACAGATGAGCTTCCGCTTGTTGTCGTATTGCAGCGCAGTGAGTGAATCAAGTGCATTCCGCAACGAGTCTTCGCCTTCCGTGTACGCCGGCACCTGGCAGATAACGAACTTATCCTGAGGTGCAGGGCGACGTTTCGAGCCGAACTGCAAAGCGGCCAGGAACTTTGTGAGAATGACGGCACAGAGAATGATGGTCATTGCCAACATGATGTAGTTGTTGGTCTGACACCTAGCAGAGTAACGGAAGTCCGGAATGCCGACGTAGAATAGGTTTTTGATACAGTTCAAACTGTTTTGGACAGACGCGTTTTCGGTCGAGTTGCTGGCTGCGCTCTTGATGATGTCATTCCAGTTGTTGGTAACATCTTCGCCAGGGTTGTTCTCGATGGCGCTCACGATCTTCGAGTTGAGGAATGTGACCGAGTCGGTACGCCTAAAGACATCCAGTGTTTTGAAGTAGTTGGTCAGGTCGTACACGCCGCCTTCGTAAATCACCCACATATGACCATTGTCTTGGCCATCGGACTTGATATCGCCCTTGTCCCAGACGAGGTCTCCCTTGTAGAACTCCTTCATGCGGGGCAGCAGCTTCTTGCTGTACCAGTCAGTGGCACCCAGGGCACTGGTACGGTCGTCTGCCAACCAGCCGGACTTGTGAATACCGATCGTGAACTCTGGAGTGTTGTTGTATTGGAGCGTGGTAGTTGTGGCAATGCCGAGACCCGGGCAGACCAGAGGCAGGGGGGGCGGGAAGTAATCATCCATGTTCAGTCCAGCAAACTGGATCATGTTTTCCTTGGTCGTCTCAATGGCGGTGTCGGAGTGCTGCGTCTTCCAGAACTTGGACACGTCGTACACACCGCCGCGGAAGCTGACGTAGTAATCGGTCTCACCGGTGTGGTAGCCAacttcctcggcgtcccAAGCCTTGTCAAAGTTGGGACACAGGAGCCTGCCAAAAAAGATAATCCAGAAAACAATCGCGGCATTCATGAGAACGATGAACCAGACGAGAGTAAGTTTCTCACGCCAAGCCATGCGCACATCGGGCCGCTTCATGCGACCGATGAAGCTGAGCAGCGGGGACGGAATCCAAAAGGTCCAAAACCAGACGATGGCGACCCAGATGCGACGATCCTTGTCCATTGTCTTTTCCTCCACgtgcttgccgtcggcgatcTCGGGGTCCATCTGGCCGACGAACTCGCCCTCATTGTTGTAGAAGACTTGGCCCTTGTAGGTGTCACCCTTAGTGCCGAGACCGTAGTCTCCAGTCTGAACATTGCGCATGCCCGATGGAGCGATAGACGGAGCGCGCATCGCCGCGTTCGGAGCGAGCGTGTGTTGCGAGAGGTTGCCTTGGCTGAAGTTGCGTTGGTGGGCGATGAGGTGGTCGCGACTGCCGTTGGGGGTCGTGTCCAGCATGGGCGTCGGGAAGTAGCCACTGCCGTTGGCTGAGTAGCCGGACTCGAGATTGTTAACGGCCAGGACATTGCCCATACCGGGGAGGTTGTTGTCCATTGGCTTCATGTCAAGCATGCTTTCGGCCTCCCACCAGGCGCTCTCACGCACCCAGACGCGTTCCTTGCCAACCACAACCTCTCCGTTGGTCCAGCCGCGCTCGAGAATCCATGTCTCGATGCCTTCACGACCATCCTTGCAACCAAGGACAAAATATCGTTGGACGAATTCATCAATGTCAAAGTCGGCGGTGAAATCAAGGTTCTTGTTGCGTCTGTTGGCCCATTCGGGCAGCCGCCACGAACGGAGCTGACGAGACACAGTGCCAGCAGACCAAGCTGAGTTGATGGATGGAAGAGCCGCCAAGCTAGCCGGCGAGTCGTCAGTAGGGTGGATGGAGAGATGGTACCACACGCGGCTAGAGCTCAGCAGAGATGAGATGTCAAGACGGCCAGCCAGTCCCAGGTTGATGCCTTGGCCAGCGGCCGGAAAGATCAGTTTTTTGAGGAAAGCATCTTCATCTGCGGAGTGGCCGATCTTCTCGAGAACCTCCTCCCGCTTTTCGAGCGCGTGCTGGCGGTCCTTGCCAGCAGCACCAGTCATGACACCGAGCTCGGGGCCAACTTCCTCAATGGCAGTCTGCATCTCCCGTATGACGGTGCTCCCGGCGGAGGAAACCTCAACGCCGTCAGCAATCATCTCCGAGTTAATGCCCAGGGTGTCGTCAAACACGCCCCGCATGGCCAGTGCCTTACCCAGGGTTGGGTCGGGCACGTCCAGGACAGTGATGCAAAcggtgtcgccgtcgccgttcGAAGTAGGGGTGCGAGCACCTCCGCCAGCGACCGACTCCGTACCATCTCTAATGCGGGCCATCTGGGCAGAGATAGCGTCGTTGGCCTTGGAAATTACCCAATCTACCAAAGCCTCGTACAGACCGCCGACCAAAGTAGCCCGGTCCTCGGTCGTGCACTGGGTCGCAAGAGTCTCGGGGTCCATTCCGAGCAGGCCGCTGACGTCTTCGCAAATCTCATCGAAAACGTCCTCATCCAGGTTGTAGTCGAGCGTGTCGCCGAGCTTCAACAAGCCGGCAAGGGTAGAGATGAGGTTGCGGTGGGCAGATCCTTTGATGCCGATGTCCTTAAGGGCGGATCGGAAGTCGTCGGCTGcagcggcatcgtcggctgTAGGGAGGTAAGATGGCGGGTCGTACGTGCCAGACTTCGCAAGCAAAGCGTAGCTGGAGGCAGACTTGAGGCCGAGGAACTCTCTCTCGGCAggggtcgacgccgatgtcAGGAGGTAGTAGAAGACGTCAAAGGCACGGTAGCCCGACTCAGCAGGGATATTCAAGAGACCTTTGGCGGTGTCGATGCCACCTTGAGACAAGGCAATGGCAGCTCCATTGAGGTTGCCGGCCAGGTTCAGGGTGAGGGTGACGCCAAGAGCAGACTGACGGGTGGCGGAGGGGTTGAAGGGTGTGGAACATCTCAGGAAGGGTTGGATGGCTTCCAACGACTTGTAAACAGATGACGGGATGGAGAGCGGAAGTGACGAGAGGAATGGCGTCAGGAGTGAAGGACTCGACGGGTGAAGAGAGCTGTGAAGTGGTGTTAGCAACCATCATCAACATGGCGGAGCCTGGTGTTCGTACCCAAGGACAATACATCCGTCTTCAGCACGACGACGGGCATGTTCCCATGCTCTCGCGCCGAGTGCGGGATCTATGGTGCCTCCGGATCTTCCATCGAGGCCGGTCTGGGATGCAGTCAGCCATGTGTTGACGACAAGGCTCGTGCCGGCGTCCAATTGAAAAGGCTGAGACGACAAGTATATGTTGTGTATGGCGTTGAGGAGGGTCGTAGTGGAGAACTGGGAGGGTTGCTGTCCAGCACGAGGACCTCCAAGGCCCTCGGAGGCCACCGAGTACATGGACATTCGACCGTTCgccatggtgatggtggtgatgccCGGCGTGGATAACCACGTCGAGGGACGAGACGAAACGCTGTTCGAGGTCGTTTGCTTCGTCAAGCAAaaagccggcggcgatgtaAGCAAATGCCGAGGTCTTGAAAGCGAATGAATACTCGTCGATGCGGGATGAAGCGAGTGACTCGATGAGGGTGCGATTAAGGTCCGGGTAGGAAATGTAGGCAGAAAGGCGTTATGCCAAAGATTTGTCGCTGAGCAACGCGGAAGGGTGTGCGAGTGaggctgcagctggtttctctccctttcttTACGGTTTTCCCCTTTGCAAGAGGCAAAGCACGGGATTACTGGGCACACACAAAAAAAGACCAAGAGGAAAGGAGGAGAAATAAGAAATTAGCGATCAGGAACTAGACCACCAAAGCGAGTGAGGCGGGTGTATAGTAAAGAGGTGACAGAGCTGAAGGTTCTCTCGAACActcgtcgagttcgaggtGAGGATGGAAGAAAGTGGTAAAGGGAAAGCAacagcggtggcggcggaggggaaggatctctctctctgtgtctcCCACCCATTTTCTCACTCGGGCATCCGCTAAACGAGCAAAGTAGCTTAGGCACAGGCGCAGACGACGGCTAAGGCGAGGAGAGGCATGGTAAGGTTAGGGCGCTGGAGCGTGGGTCTCGTAaggatggatgatgggaGACATGCCCTTCGCCGACTCCTTATTGCTCATTGCTCAACGGGTTGGCTTCCCGGTACCACTCTCACGAACACAGTAAGAGAATATACTTGGCCTTAGTACCTGTCAtcggggaaggggggcgaGCCGAGAGACCACCTACTCTACCATTGCCGCGGTGCTGTTGTAGCTGGGTGAGCATGTAGTCCTTTTTTCCGCCTTCCCGTTAcctccctttctttttttctctcaTCTTCGCTTCCTTTGGCTACCTTGGCCCCTGGTTGGAGGCGGGCGAGATGGACCATAGGTGCATAGTCTCAGTCCAGAGGCCCCGGTTCAATCTTGCGACGAAGAAAGGGGGACCCTGGCGGTTTTGCCGCCAAGTTCGAGTC belongs to Colletotrichum higginsianum IMI 349063 chromosome 5, whole genome shotgun sequence and includes:
- a CDS encoding chitin synthase, with protein sequence MANGRMSMYSVASEGLGGPRAGQQPSQFSTTTLLNAIHNIYLSSQPFQLDAGTSLVVNTWLTASQTGLDGRSGGTIDPALGARAWEHARRRAEDGCIVLGSLHPSSPSLLTPFLSSLPLSIPSSVYKSLEAIQPFLRCSTPFNPSATRQSALGVTLTLNLAGNLNGAAIALSQGGIDTAKGLLNIPAESGYRAFDVFYYLLTSASTPAEREFLGLKSASSYALLAKSGTYDPPSYLPTADDAAAADDFRSALKDIGIKGSAHRNLISTLAGLLKLGDTLDYNLDEDVFDEICEDVSGLLGMDPETLATQCTTEDRATLVGGLYEALVDWVISKANDAISAQMARIRDGTESVAGGGARTPTSNGDGDTVCITVLDVPDPTLGKALAMRGVFDDTLGINSEMIADGVEVSSAGSTVIREMQTAIEEVGPELGVMTGAAGKDRQHALEKREEVLEKIGHSADEDAFLKKLIFPAAGQGINLGLAGRLDISSLLSSSRVWYHLSIHPTDDSPASLAALPSINSAWSAGTVSRQLRSWRLPEWANRRNKNLDFTADFDIDEFVQRYFVLGCKDGREGIETWILERGWTNGEVVVGKERVWVRESAWWEAESMLDMKPMDNNLPGMGNVLAVNNLESGYSANGSGYFPTPMLDTTPNGSRDHLIAHQRNFSQGNLSQHTLAPNAAMRAPSIAPSGMRNVQTGDYGLGTKGDTYKGQVFYNNEGEFVGQMDPEIADGKHVEEKTMDKDRRIWVAIVWFWTFWIPSPLLSFIGRMKRPDVRMAWREKLTLVWFIVLMNAAIVFWIIFFGRLLCPNFDKAWDAEEVGYHTGETDYYVSFRGGVYDVSKFWKTQHSDTAIETTKENMIQFAGLNMDDYFPPPLPLVCPGLGIATTTTLQYNNTPEFTIGIHKSGWLADDRTSALGATDWYSKKLLPRMKEFYKGDLVWDKGDIKSDGQDNGHMWVIYEGGVYDLTNYFKTLDVFRRTDSVTFLNSKIVSAIENNPGEDVTNNWNDIIKSAASNSTENASVQNSLNCIKNLFYVGIPDFRYSARCQTNNYIMLAMTIILCAVILTKFLAALQFGSKRRPAPQDKFVICQVPAYTEGEDSLRNALDSLTALQYDNKRKLICVICDGIIVGAGNDRPTPKIVLDILGVDPKVDPPALPFKSVGTGSEQLNYGKVYSGLYEFEGNVVPYLVVVKCGKESEQTKSKPGNRGKRDSQILLMSFLNRVHHRSPMSPLELEMFHQINNIIGVDPELYEYLMMVDADTCVREDSLNRLVSACANDAKIAGICGETGLQNDDKSWWTMIQVYEYFISHNLAKAFESLFGSVTCLPGCFTMYRLRTVDKGKPLIIADSVIREYSVCDVDTLHKKNLLSLGEDRYLTTLMTKNFPSMKYKFIADAYCQTAAPESWSVLLSQRRRWINSTIHNLFELMKLKEMCGFCCFSMRFIVFVDLFGTIILPATTIYLGYMIYLAASGTGQFPIISIIMLAAVYGLQALIFILKRQWQHIGWMIIYIIAFPIYSFALPIYSFWNQDNFSWGNTRIVIGEKGNKQLVAVDDEGFDPRSIPLQRWDDYAMANNLPGRRGGYMEKTDMGYDDQYEMDEIRSVYSSVRQGSVLTGMNRNNNNAYMPPQSPAPFGNMARASGATSPYHHDQAMANRQSMASLGTHDINRGQTPFQDFPSSRPSVTNLRGQANLSPAFGANRSQSALGLNRPHGAAQSTSSFDFQRGNMQGPDDGMIIEAIQGVLREVDLDTVTKKQVRALVEQRLQTGLVGERRTFMDRQIDNELANM